The following are encoded in a window of Flavobacterium psychrotrophum genomic DNA:
- a CDS encoding dihydrodipicolinate synthase family protein, translated as MKKVPLKGVIAYPITPFDENEKVNIKLFKEQVEALVTSGSHGIAPLGSTGVLPYLSDAEKEAVTEAAIGQVAGRIPTLIGVSNLTTEKTIYHARFAEKAGADAIMILPMSYWKLTDDEIVKHYDRVASTVGIPIMAYNNPATGGIDMSPALLKRLLEIPNVTMIKESTGDIQRMHTLRREIGEDVAFYNGSNPLALAALAAGATGWCTAAPNLIPGLNLALYDAVQDNNMDNARKLFYQQVELLQFIVAKGLPRAIKAGLNILGREGGGLRSPLQPLALVELTELEAILGRVFHPAGLD; from the coding sequence ATGAAAAAAGTACCCTTAAAAGGCGTCATCGCTTATCCCATTACGCCTTTCGATGAAAATGAGAAAGTAAATATTAAGTTGTTTAAAGAACAGGTAGAGGCACTGGTTACGTCAGGAAGCCACGGCATTGCACCCTTAGGCAGTACCGGAGTCTTACCCTATTTATCAGACGCGGAAAAAGAGGCGGTAACCGAAGCGGCTATAGGGCAGGTTGCCGGGCGTATTCCCACTCTTATAGGGGTTTCTAATCTTACCACAGAGAAAACCATTTACCACGCCCGTTTTGCAGAAAAAGCAGGCGCAGATGCGATAATGATACTGCCAATGAGCTATTGGAAGCTTACCGATGATGAAATTGTAAAACATTATGACCGTGTGGCCTCTACTGTAGGAATACCAATTATGGCTTATAATAACCCTGCCACGGGCGGTATTGATATGTCTCCCGCATTACTAAAGCGGCTCTTGGAAATTCCGAATGTAACAATGATCAAGGAGAGCACGGGAGACATACAGCGTATGCATACCCTGCGTAGGGAAATAGGAGAGGATGTGGCTTTTTACAATGGCTCCAACCCTTTGGCTCTTGCTGCCCTTGCAGCGGGCGCCACCGGATGGTGTACAGCTGCACCTAACCTGATTCCCGGCCTTAACCTTGCCCTGTATGATGCCGTTCAGGATAATAATATGGATAACGCACGAAAACTGTTCTACCAGCAGGTTGAGTTGCTGCAGTTCATTGTAGCTAAAGGACTGCCAAGGGCAATCAAGGCCGGCCTGAATATACTTGGGAGGGAAGGCGGAGGCCTT
- a CDS encoding cupin domain-containing protein, whose amino-acid sequence MAETGTVDTKKAIAQKDEQKQFSSKDFHQTFARPTYVKPTHMIHKNVENAGVHNQFSTERKHPVFFVDLPSKNVSMTIGGLLPGQMTNRHRHTYETVLYVIEGKGWTEIEDERIEWQAGDAVYIPSWAWHRHQNLSDSENAKYLACENAPQLQNLGVALREEEGRDS is encoded by the coding sequence ATGGCAGAAACCGGTACAGTAGATACAAAAAAAGCGATAGCGCAAAAGGATGAACAAAAACAATTCAGTTCAAAGGACTTTCACCAAACTTTTGCAAGGCCCACATATGTAAAACCCACACATATGATACATAAAAATGTGGAAAATGCAGGTGTACACAATCAATTCTCTACCGAAAGGAAACATCCTGTATTTTTCGTAGACCTCCCAAGCAAAAACGTCAGTATGACCATTGGTGGTTTATTACCTGGGCAAATGACTAATCGACACCGACACACTTATGAGACAGTACTGTATGTGATTGAAGGAAAGGGCTGGACGGAAATTGAAGATGAGCGAATAGAATGGCAAGCAGGTGATGCTGTATACATCCCGTCATGGGCATGGCACAGGCACCAAAACCTTAGTGACAGTGAAAATGCAAAATACCTTGCCTGTGAAAACGCGCCACAACTTCAAAACCTTGGCGTTGCACTGCGGGAGGAAGAGGGAAGGGATTCTTAA